The proteins below are encoded in one region of Micromonospora pisi:
- a CDS encoding DUF952 domain-containing protein, with protein sequence MIYKLLAGAEWAEAEAQGRYEGSAVDRQDGFIHLSGREQVVETAARHFAGEADLVLLTVDPDRLDELRWEPSRGGSLFPHLYGPLPVNAVLSAIPVPAHLPVPEAVAALLG encoded by the coding sequence GTGATCTACAAGCTGCTGGCGGGGGCCGAGTGGGCCGAGGCGGAGGCCCAGGGCCGGTACGAGGGCTCCGCGGTCGACCGGCAGGACGGATTCATCCACCTCTCCGGCCGCGAACAGGTGGTCGAGACCGCCGCCCGGCACTTCGCCGGAGAGGCCGACCTCGTCCTGCTCACGGTCGACCCGGACCGGCTCGACGAGCTGCGCTGGGAGCCGTCCCGAGGCGGCTCGCTCTTTCCCCACCTGTACGGCCCGCTCCCGGTGAACGCGGTGCTCTCGGCCATCCCGGTGCCGGCACACCTACCAGTACCGGAGGCTGTCGCCGCCCTGCTCGGCTGA
- a CDS encoding ferredoxin, which translates to MVSPTWRLRVDPHRCIGSGICAGAAPKHFVLVDGLSTPVAELIAPAGPVTDAADSCPVEAITVRDATDDRLIAPEP; encoded by the coding sequence GTGGTGAGCCCGACCTGGCGGCTCCGGGTCGATCCGCACCGCTGCATCGGATCCGGCATCTGCGCCGGGGCGGCCCCGAAACACTTCGTCCTCGTCGACGGGCTCTCCACCCCGGTCGCGGAGCTGATCGCACCGGCCGGACCGGTCACCGACGCGGCCGACTCCTGCCCGGTGGAGGCGATCACCGTACGCGACGCCACCGACGACCGCCTGATCGCGCCGGAACCCTGA
- a CDS encoding cytochrome P450, whose amino-acid sequence MTEIQEVSSARAYPFHPPERLDLDPHYAELREQEPLTRIRMPYGEDAWLVTRYADVRVVLGDPRFSRAVAAEHDEPRSTPQRLPTGILSMDPPEHSRLRTLVAKAFTARRVERLRPRTQQIADELIDAMVAAGPPADLVAHFATPLPIRVICELLGVPVADEHNFHRWSEAIVSTTSLPPETIQQYLDSLHGYMAGLIEQRHHAPTDDLLGAMVRARDEDQDRLTETEMVQLAAGLLAAGHETTVTQIPNFVYTLLRNPDELARLRADPTLLPGAIEELLRHVPLGAASGFARYALEDVELSGGLVRAGEAVIVELGSANRDAAVFADPDRLDLTRAPNPHMGFGHGVHHCLGAQLARMELQVAIGTLLARLPELRLAVPAEDLPWKSGMLVRGLKQMPVAW is encoded by the coding sequence GTGACGGAGATCCAAGAGGTGTCCAGCGCCCGCGCCTACCCGTTCCACCCGCCGGAACGGTTGGACCTCGACCCGCACTACGCCGAGCTACGTGAGCAGGAACCACTGACCCGGATCCGGATGCCGTACGGCGAGGACGCGTGGCTGGTCACCCGTTACGCCGACGTCCGGGTCGTGCTCGGCGACCCCCGGTTCAGCCGGGCCGTCGCGGCGGAACACGACGAGCCCCGCAGCACACCGCAGCGCCTGCCGACCGGCATCCTCAGCATGGACCCACCCGAACACAGCCGGCTCCGTACGCTGGTCGCGAAGGCGTTCACCGCCCGCCGGGTGGAGCGGTTGCGTCCCCGTACCCAGCAGATCGCCGACGAGCTGATCGACGCGATGGTCGCCGCCGGTCCCCCGGCCGACCTGGTCGCGCACTTCGCCACCCCGCTGCCGATCCGGGTCATCTGCGAACTGCTCGGGGTGCCGGTCGCCGACGAACACAACTTCCACCGCTGGTCCGAGGCGATCGTCTCGACCACCTCTCTGCCGCCGGAGACGATCCAGCAGTACCTCGACAGCCTGCACGGCTACATGGCCGGTCTGATCGAGCAGCGCCACCACGCGCCGACCGACGACCTGCTCGGAGCGATGGTGCGGGCCCGGGACGAGGACCAGGACCGGCTCACCGAGACGGAGATGGTCCAACTGGCGGCCGGGTTGCTCGCCGCCGGACACGAGACGACCGTGACCCAGATCCCGAACTTCGTCTACACCCTGCTCCGGAACCCGGACGAACTCGCCCGGCTCCGGGCCGACCCCACCCTGCTGCCCGGCGCGATCGAGGAACTGCTCCGACACGTCCCGCTCGGCGCCGCCTCGGGCTTCGCCCGGTACGCGCTGGAAGACGTCGAGCTCAGCGGTGGCCTGGTCCGGGCCGGTGAGGCGGTGATCGTCGAGCTCGGCTCGGCCAACCGGGACGCGGCGGTCTTCGCCGACCCGGACCGGCTCGACCTCACCCGGGCACCGAACCCGCACATGGGTTTCGGGCACGGCGTGCACCACTGCCTCGGCGCCCAACTGGCCCGGATGGAGCTGCAGGTGGCGATCGGCACGCTGCTGGCCCGTCTCCCGGAGCTGCGGCTGGCCGTACCGGCGGAGGATCTGCCGTGGAAGAGCGGAATGCTGGTACGCGGCCTCAAGCAGATGCCGGTCGCGTGGTGA
- a CDS encoding xanthine dehydrogenase family protein molybdopterin-binding subunit, which yields MTAPAGAVGTPRVRLEGREKVTGTARYAVEYPVDRVAYAWPVQSTVVRAQINRVDADTALATAGVLSVLWYDNAPRLHDETDPDLFLLQRPEVRFRGQVVALVVAETLEAAREAAGLVRVDYDTLPHSTVLTERHPGLYKPEKVNAGYPTDTAIGDFDAGFEAAEVRVDHVYRTPAYHNNPMEPHAATAHWLDGRLLAYDSNQGSSRVAQALAKLFSLSPGAVRVIAEHVGGGFGSKGNPRCPVVLAAMAARQVDRPVRLALTRQHLFSLVGYRTPTIQRVRLGADADGRLAAFAHDAISQSSTMTEFAEQTATYGRGMYAAPHRRTTHRLARLDVPTPFWMRAPGECPGSFALESALDELAIACGVDPVELRIRNEATTDPEEGRPYSTRNLVACLREGARRFGWSERDPAVGLHRQGRWLVGTGVAGASYPARAGASTATAQANPDGSYDVAVNATDIGTGARTALWQIAADALGVAPDRVRIRIGDSDLGMAYVAGGSMGTSSWGWAVVKACGQLRDRLRAQPDGRVPDGGLRVRADTTDDLAAQAERAPYNRYAFGAHFAEVRVNVDSGEVRVGRMLGVYAVGRVVNPTTARAQFIGGMTMGISMALHEEGLLDSRFGDWVNHDLATYHIAANADIESIDAHWIDEDDPHLNPLGVKGIGEIGIVGSAAAVANAVHHATGVRVRELPVRLEKLLVELSAREA from the coding sequence GTGACCGCGCCAGCCGGTGCCGTCGGTACGCCCCGGGTCCGGTTGGAAGGCCGGGAGAAAGTGACCGGCACCGCCCGGTACGCGGTCGAGTACCCGGTCGACCGGGTGGCGTACGCGTGGCCGGTGCAGTCCACCGTGGTACGAGCCCAGATCAACCGGGTCGACGCCGACACCGCGCTCGCCACTGCCGGCGTGCTGAGCGTGCTCTGGTACGACAACGCCCCCCGACTGCACGACGAGACCGACCCCGACCTGTTCCTGTTGCAACGGCCGGAGGTGCGCTTCCGGGGTCAGGTGGTGGCGCTGGTGGTGGCCGAGACCCTGGAGGCGGCCCGGGAGGCGGCCGGCCTGGTCAGGGTCGACTACGACACCCTGCCGCACAGCACCGTGCTGACCGAACGGCATCCTGGCCTCTACAAACCGGAGAAGGTCAACGCGGGTTATCCGACGGACACCGCGATCGGCGACTTCGACGCCGGCTTCGAGGCGGCCGAGGTACGGGTGGACCACGTCTACCGGACCCCGGCGTACCACAACAACCCGATGGAACCGCACGCCGCGACCGCGCACTGGCTCGATGGCCGCCTGCTGGCGTACGACTCCAACCAGGGCTCCAGCCGGGTCGCGCAGGCCCTGGCCAAGCTCTTCTCCCTCTCCCCGGGCGCGGTTCGGGTGATCGCCGAACATGTCGGCGGAGGTTTCGGTTCCAAGGGAAACCCGCGCTGCCCGGTGGTGCTCGCCGCCATGGCCGCCCGTCAGGTCGACCGGCCGGTCCGGTTGGCGCTCACCCGCCAGCACCTTTTCTCCCTGGTCGGCTACCGCACGCCGACGATCCAACGGGTCCGGCTCGGCGCCGACGCGGACGGTCGACTCGCCGCCTTCGCGCACGACGCGATCAGCCAGAGCTCCACCATGACCGAATTCGCCGAGCAGACCGCGACGTACGGACGGGGCATGTACGCCGCCCCGCACCGCCGGACCACCCACCGGCTCGCCCGGCTGGACGTACCGACACCGTTCTGGATGCGCGCGCCGGGCGAGTGCCCGGGGTCGTTCGCGCTGGAGTCGGCACTGGACGAACTCGCGATCGCCTGCGGGGTCGATCCGGTCGAGCTTCGGATCCGCAACGAAGCGACCACCGACCCGGAGGAGGGGCGGCCTTACAGCACCCGGAACCTGGTCGCCTGCCTGCGGGAGGGGGCGCGGCGCTTCGGCTGGTCCGAGCGGGACCCGGCGGTCGGTCTCCACCGGCAGGGGCGATGGCTGGTCGGGACCGGGGTGGCCGGGGCGAGTTACCCGGCCCGCGCCGGTGCGTCCACCGCGACGGCGCAGGCGAACCCGGACGGCTCGTACGACGTGGCGGTCAACGCCACCGACATCGGCACCGGCGCGCGTACCGCACTCTGGCAGATCGCCGCCGACGCCCTCGGTGTGGCACCGGATCGGGTGCGGATCCGGATCGGTGACAGCGACCTGGGCATGGCCTACGTGGCCGGCGGCTCGATGGGTACGTCCTCCTGGGGTTGGGCCGTGGTCAAGGCCTGCGGGCAGCTGCGGGACCGGCTACGCGCCCAGCCCGACGGCCGGGTCCCCGACGGCGGTCTGCGGGTACGCGCGGACACCACCGACGACCTCGCCGCACAGGCCGAGCGGGCACCGTACAACCGCTACGCCTTCGGCGCCCACTTCGCCGAGGTACGGGTCAACGTGGACAGTGGCGAGGTCCGGGTCGGACGGATGCTCGGGGTCTACGCCGTCGGCCGGGTGGTCAATCCGACGACGGCCCGTGCGCAGTTCATCGGTGGCATGACCATGGGCATCTCGATGGCGCTGCACGAGGAGGGTCTGCTCGATTCCCGCTTCGGTGACTGGGTCAACCACGACCTCGCGACGTACCACATCGCCGCGAACGCCGACATCGAGTCGATCGACGCCCACTGGATAGACGAGGACGATCCGCACCTCAATCCGCTCGGCGTCAAGGGCATCGGCGAGATCGGCATCGTGGGCTCCGCGGCGGCCGTCGCCAACGCGGTGCACCACGCCACCGGGGTGCGGGTCCGCGAACTCCCGGTCCGCCTGGAGAAACTGCTGGTCGAGCTCTCCGCCCGCGAGGCGTGA
- a CDS encoding FAD binding domain-containing protein — MRGFRYQRATDPADAVRTVAAEPDATYLGGGTNLVDLMKLNVQRPRLLVDVTRLPLGSVEPLPDGSLRIGATVRNADLAAHPAVRRDFPLLSRALLTAASGQLRNMATVGGNLLQRTRCLYFQDVGRPCNKRDPGSGCSALDGQNRDLAILGWSPSCVATHPSDMAVALAALDARVEVLEPQGAREIPLTEFHRLPGDRPDQETTMAPGGLITGVRVPALPYARRSTYRKARDRASFAFAVGSVAVALDLDGALVREVRIAFGAVAHKPWRARLAEERLRGRPATVESFVLAVDEELAAARPLPHNGFKVPLIRNLTVRALAELVEEATR, encoded by the coding sequence GTGAGGGGCTTCCGCTACCAGCGGGCCACCGACCCCGCCGACGCGGTACGGACGGTCGCCGCCGAACCGGACGCGACGTACCTGGGTGGCGGGACGAACCTGGTCGACCTGATGAAACTGAACGTGCAACGCCCCCGGCTGCTGGTCGACGTGACCCGGCTCCCCCTCGGCTCGGTCGAGCCACTGCCCGACGGGAGCCTGCGGATCGGCGCGACCGTACGCAACGCCGACCTGGCCGCCCATCCGGCCGTCCGGCGCGACTTTCCGTTGCTGTCCCGGGCGCTGCTCACCGCCGCCTCCGGCCAGCTGCGCAACATGGCCACCGTCGGCGGCAATCTGCTGCAACGAACCCGGTGCCTCTACTTCCAGGACGTCGGCAGGCCGTGCAACAAGCGCGACCCCGGATCGGGCTGCTCCGCGCTCGACGGCCAGAACCGGGACCTGGCGATTCTCGGCTGGTCACCGTCGTGTGTGGCGACCCACCCCTCGGACATGGCGGTCGCCCTCGCCGCGCTGGACGCCCGGGTGGAGGTGCTGGAGCCCCAGGGTGCGCGCGAGATCCCGCTCACCGAGTTCCACCGCCTCCCCGGTGACCGGCCCGACCAGGAGACCACGATGGCGCCGGGAGGACTGATCACCGGGGTCCGGGTGCCGGCGTTGCCCTACGCCCGGCGCTCGACCTACCGCAAGGCCCGCGACCGGGCCTCCTTCGCCTTCGCCGTCGGCTCCGTCGCGGTCGCGCTCGACCTGGACGGCGCACTGGTCCGGGAGGTGCGGATCGCCTTCGGTGCGGTGGCGCACAAGCCCTGGCGGGCCCGGCTCGCCGAGGAGCGACTACGGGGTCGCCCGGCCACCGTGGAGAGCTTCGTGCTCGCCGTCGACGAGGAACTCGCCGCCGCCCGACCGTTGCCACACAACGGCTTCAAGGTGCCACTGATCCGTAACCTGACCGTACGCGCCCTCGCCGAGCTGGTCGAGGAGGCCACCCGGTGA
- a CDS encoding (2Fe-2S)-binding protein, producing MPDGTERSTINLAVNGKQHRLPLDNRTTLLDALRENLGLTGAKKGCDHGQCGSCTVLLDGRRVKSCLIFAVVTEGSAVVTVEGLADGADLRPLQEHFIEYDAFQCGYCTSGQLCSATGMLDEIRKGWPSAVTEDLAAPTVGPTDEEIRERMSGNLCRCAAYPQIVAAIRATATAEATR from the coding sequence ATGCCCGACGGGACAGAGCGGTCGACAATCAACCTGGCGGTCAACGGGAAGCAGCACCGGCTCCCACTGGACAACCGGACCACCCTCCTGGACGCGCTGCGGGAGAACCTCGGCCTCACCGGAGCGAAGAAGGGCTGCGACCACGGACAGTGCGGTTCCTGCACGGTGCTGCTGGACGGCCGTCGGGTGAAGAGCTGCCTGATCTTCGCCGTCGTCACCGAAGGCTCCGCCGTGGTCACCGTCGAGGGCCTGGCCGACGGCGCCGACCTGCGGCCGCTACAGGAACACTTCATCGAGTACGACGCCTTCCAGTGCGGCTACTGCACCTCCGGCCAGCTCTGCTCCGCCACCGGCATGCTGGACGAGATCCGCAAGGGTTGGCCCAGTGCGGTCACGGAGGATCTGGCCGCCCCGACCGTCGGCCCGACCGACGAGGAGATCCGGGAACGGATGAGCGGCAACCTCTGCCGCTGCGCCGCGTACCCGCAGATCGTGGCGGCCATCCGGGCGACCGCCACGGCGGAGGCGACCCGGTGA
- a CDS encoding HAD family hydrolase — protein sequence MTDAVIFDLDGVIVDSEPVWEEVRRRYVAEHGGAWQPDSQRRLMGMSTGEWASYLSAELGVDRSPEQVATEVVDEMARRYLEHVPLIDGADRVVRELAANWPMGLASSSPARLIEAALRATGLTDVFAVTLSTEQVARGKPSPDVYLQVAERLGMAPERCVAIEDSSNGVRSASAAGTRVVAVPHASYPLDPDAERLAALVVPSIGELTAGTVRELVTPNG from the coding sequence GTGACGGACGCGGTGATCTTTGACCTGGACGGCGTGATCGTGGACTCCGAGCCGGTATGGGAGGAGGTCCGCCGGCGCTACGTGGCCGAACACGGGGGTGCCTGGCAACCCGACAGCCAACGCCGGCTGATGGGGATGAGCACCGGCGAGTGGGCCAGCTACCTCAGCGCCGAACTCGGCGTCGACCGGTCCCCGGAGCAGGTCGCCACCGAGGTGGTGGACGAGATGGCCCGGCGCTACCTGGAGCACGTACCGCTGATCGACGGGGCCGACCGGGTGGTCCGCGAGCTCGCCGCGAACTGGCCGATGGGACTGGCCAGCTCCTCCCCGGCCAGGCTGATCGAGGCGGCACTGCGGGCCACCGGACTGACCGACGTCTTCGCGGTGACCCTCTCGACCGAGCAGGTGGCCCGGGGCAAACCGTCGCCCGACGTCTACCTCCAGGTGGCGGAGCGACTGGGGATGGCTCCGGAGCGCTGTGTCGCGATCGAGGACTCCTCGAACGGCGTACGGTCGGCCAGTGCCGCCGGGACGCGGGTGGTCGCCGTACCGCACGCCTCCTACCCCCTCGATCCGGATGCCGAGCGGCTCGCGGCGCTGGTCGTCCCGAGCATTGGTGAGCTGACCGCCGGGACGGTACGCGAACTGGTGACGCCGAACGGGTGA
- a CDS encoding L,D-transpeptidase: protein MRERRRATSWVAVVAAVPLLAIAACTSSQDKKDAAPPPPPPQLAISPAADAKNLPISTEVGLTVTGGKVSEVKLTDDKGGQVTGALRPDGSSWMPDKALKNKQRYTAQVTATNDAGKSVTQTTSFTTMDKPAKEVFSTLYLQDKRTYGVAMPVTVDFDPGVPKERRADVQRRLIVNTNPPQRGAWHWTEDGQQVFYRAPDFWKPGTTISVRAALAGVPMGKEGFGDEDRTATAKIGNKVSLDIDNGTKQMSVFKDDKLVRKIPVSLGKPSTPTSSGKMVIMEKHEQTVFDTTGSADPYVVTVQDAQRLTWGGEFIHSAPWSEGDQGSTNVSHGCTNVSAADAAFLMRTTQVGDLVTVRGTEVQLEDGNGWTAWNMGWDEYVKGSALPVPQDLKPSPAPPAAAGAPVPAAPPASNPAPAPTNPGG, encoded by the coding sequence ATGAGAGAGAGGCGTCGGGCCACAAGCTGGGTGGCGGTGGTCGCTGCCGTACCACTGCTGGCCATCGCGGCCTGCACCAGCAGCCAGGACAAAAAGGATGCGGCGCCGCCGCCACCGCCTCCGCAGTTGGCGATCAGCCCCGCGGCGGACGCGAAGAACCTCCCGATCAGCACCGAGGTCGGGCTGACCGTCACCGGCGGCAAGGTGAGCGAGGTAAAGCTCACCGACGACAAGGGTGGGCAGGTCACCGGTGCGCTCAGGCCGGACGGTTCGTCCTGGATGCCAGATAAAGCACTGAAGAACAAACAGCGCTACACCGCCCAGGTGACCGCGACTAACGACGCTGGCAAGAGCGTGACCCAGACGACCAGCTTCACCACCATGGACAAACCGGCTAAGGAAGTGTTCTCCACCCTGTACCTCCAGGACAAACGGACGTACGGCGTCGCGATGCCGGTAACCGTCGACTTCGACCCGGGAGTGCCCAAGGAACGCCGGGCCGACGTGCAGCGACGGCTGATCGTCAACACCAATCCGCCGCAGCGTGGCGCCTGGCACTGGACCGAGGACGGACAGCAGGTCTTCTACCGGGCGCCGGACTTCTGGAAACCCGGTACGACCATCAGCGTCCGGGCCGCGCTCGCCGGTGTGCCGATGGGCAAGGAGGGCTTCGGAGACGAGGATCGGACCGCGACCGCGAAGATCGGTAACAAGGTCTCACTGGACATTGACAACGGCACCAAGCAGATGTCGGTCTTCAAGGACGACAAGCTGGTCCGCAAGATCCCGGTGAGCCTGGGCAAACCGAGCACCCCGACCTCCAGCGGGAAAATGGTGATCATGGAGAAGCACGAGCAGACGGTCTTCGACACCACCGGCTCGGCCGACCCGTACGTGGTGACCGTGCAGGATGCCCAACGGTTGACCTGGGGTGGCGAGTTCATCCACTCGGCGCCGTGGTCCGAGGGGGACCAGGGCAGCACGAACGTCTCGCACGGTTGCACCAACGTCTCGGCCGCCGATGCCGCCTTCCTGATGAGGACAACCCAGGTCGGTGACCTGGTCACCGTCCGGGGTACCGAGGTGCAACTCGAGGACGGCAACGGCTGGACCGCCTGGAACATGGGCTGGGACGAGTACGTCAAGGGCAGCGCGCTGCCCGTACCCCAGGATCTGAAGCCGTCTCCCGCGCCGCCGGCAGCGGCGGGTGCTCCGGTTCCCGCCGCCCCGCCCGCGAGCAACCCGGCTCCCGCCCCCACCAACCCCGGCGGCTGA
- a CDS encoding PPC domain-containing DNA-binding protein: MHSTRISDRDQRVLVVVCEQGEEAVEVITGAVRTHGIKAAQVSAVGGFSGGEVGYYDREARDYTRIPVDGQVEVLSLLGDIVDHDGRAEPNLHAVLGRRDGSVIGGHLLTGTVWPTLEVVITEVVADLGKRFDPATGIAVIRPTQQSR, encoded by the coding sequence GTGCACAGCACCCGGATCTCGGATCGGGACCAGCGCGTCCTGGTGGTCGTCTGCGAACAGGGGGAAGAGGCGGTGGAGGTGATCACCGGCGCGGTGCGTACGCATGGCATCAAGGCCGCCCAGGTCAGCGCCGTCGGCGGCTTCTCCGGCGGCGAGGTGGGCTACTACGACCGCGAGGCCCGGGACTACACCCGGATACCGGTCGACGGCCAGGTGGAGGTGCTGTCGCTGCTGGGCGACATCGTCGACCACGACGGACGGGCGGAACCGAACCTGCACGCGGTGCTCGGCCGTCGAGACGGTTCGGTGATCGGTGGACACCTGCTCACCGGCACCGTCTGGCCGACCCTGGAGGTCGTCATCACCGAGGTCGTCGCCGACCTGGGCAAGCGCTTCGACCCGGCGACCGGGATCGCGGTCATCCGCCCCACCCAGCAGTCACGCTGA
- a CDS encoding Xaa-Pro dipeptidyl-peptidase, with product MRRPRRLVLLSTTLTGALILTAPAAPAIAGPTPPPTIVVSDGMTQPVFSLADAIEQRVFVQTPLDTDHDGRLDRVAIDISRPAETATQGFKVPVIFEHSPYRKDTWGDVPYPSVLVDELPQNGLTGRDGARSAGGGEIRRAVAKANLPGSLDDYYVPRGYAVVLGQSIGTGDSDGCPTSGDRAETLGTKAVIDWLNGRARGFDANGAPVTADWTTGSVGMTGVSYNGTLPNMVATTGVKGLKTIIPVSAISSWYDYYRANGLVVAPGTYQGEDTDILAQYTAGQARAEGTCADEIAEITREQDRVTGDYSRFWAERDYLDGARDVKASVFVVHGLNDWNVKTENFAGWWDQLARYDVPRKIWLHQGGHGGPGSGATVPLPDGRSWTYKQTENRWFDYWLWQVPNGIMDEPTAVVQRENRSYTTYANWPDPGAREVDLRFAATSPTAPGALTSGKPPKGKVEQSFVDEGRTIMPTDLVAQPDTANPNRLVYTSPVLSQDVRLSGRPEMRLRMAIDNKPDANLTTYLVDYGPAGSTAAPVVVTRGWTDPQNRKDDDRTEKVKQGKLYDYRWTLEPKDYIFAAGHRIGVVVFSTDQEYTLLPLGGTRLRVAPHDSELRIPVVGGRSALGF from the coding sequence ATGCGCCGACCCCGTCGCCTGGTACTGCTCAGCACCACCCTGACCGGCGCGCTGATCCTGACCGCGCCCGCCGCGCCCGCGATCGCCGGGCCGACCCCGCCACCGACCATTGTGGTCAGCGACGGCATGACGCAGCCGGTCTTCTCGCTCGCCGACGCGATCGAGCAGCGCGTCTTCGTGCAGACGCCGCTGGACACCGATCACGACGGTCGCCTGGACCGGGTCGCGATCGACATCTCCCGACCCGCCGAGACCGCCACCCAGGGCTTCAAGGTGCCGGTGATCTTCGAGCACAGCCCGTACCGGAAGGACACCTGGGGTGACGTGCCGTACCCGAGTGTGCTGGTGGACGAGCTGCCGCAGAACGGACTGACCGGCCGCGACGGAGCGCGCTCGGCCGGCGGTGGCGAGATCCGACGCGCGGTGGCCAAAGCCAACCTGCCCGGATCGCTGGACGACTACTACGTGCCGCGCGGCTACGCGGTGGTGCTCGGTCAGAGCATCGGCACCGGCGACTCCGACGGCTGCCCGACCAGTGGCGACCGGGCCGAGACGCTCGGCACCAAGGCGGTCATCGACTGGCTCAACGGTCGGGCCCGGGGCTTCGACGCGAACGGTGCGCCGGTCACCGCCGACTGGACCACCGGTTCGGTCGGCATGACCGGGGTCTCCTACAACGGCACGTTGCCGAACATGGTCGCCACCACCGGGGTCAAGGGTCTCAAGACGATCATCCCGGTCTCCGCGATCAGCAGCTGGTACGACTACTACCGGGCCAACGGCCTGGTCGTCGCCCCCGGCACGTACCAGGGTGAGGACACCGACATCCTCGCGCAGTACACCGCCGGGCAGGCGCGGGCCGAGGGGACCTGCGCCGACGAGATCGCCGAGATCACCCGGGAACAGGACCGGGTCACCGGCGACTACAGCCGGTTCTGGGCGGAGCGTGACTACCTCGACGGGGCGCGTGACGTGAAGGCAAGCGTCTTCGTCGTGCACGGGCTCAACGACTGGAACGTCAAGACGGAGAACTTCGCCGGCTGGTGGGACCAGCTCGCCCGGTACGACGTACCGCGCAAGATCTGGCTGCACCAGGGCGGTCACGGCGGGCCGGGCAGCGGCGCCACCGTACCCCTGCCGGACGGGCGGTCCTGGACCTACAAGCAGACCGAGAACCGCTGGTTCGACTACTGGTTGTGGCAGGTGCCCAACGGCATCATGGACGAGCCGACCGCGGTGGTGCAGCGGGAGAACCGCAGCTACACCACGTACGCGAACTGGCCCGACCCCGGTGCCCGAGAGGTCGACCTGCGGTTCGCCGCCACCAGCCCGACCGCGCCAGGGGCCCTGACCAGTGGCAAACCCCCGAAGGGCAAGGTCGAGCAGAGTTTCGTCGACGAGGGGCGGACCATCATGCCGACCGACCTGGTCGCGCAGCCTGACACCGCCAACCCCAACCGGCTGGTCTACACCTCGCCCGTGCTCAGCCAGGACGTCCGGCTCTCGGGCCGGCCGGAGATGCGGCTGCGGATGGCGATCGACAACAAGCCGGACGCCAACCTCACCACGTACCTGGTCGACTACGGTCCGGCCGGCTCGACGGCCGCCCCGGTCGTGGTCACCCGGGGCTGGACGGACCCGCAGAACCGCAAGGACGACGACCGCACCGAAAAGGTCAAACAAGGCAAGCTGTACGACTACCGGTGGACCCTGGAGCCGAAGGACTACATCTTCGCCGCCGGGCACCGGATCGGTGTGGTCGTCTTCTCCACCGACCAGGAGTACACCCTGCTGCCGCTGGGGGGCACCCGGCTGAGGGTCGCGCCGCACGACAGTGAGCTGCGTATCCCCGTGGTCGGCGGGCGTTCCGCGCTCGGCTTCTGA
- a CDS encoding NAD-dependent epimerase/dehydratase family protein, producing the protein MTRVAVTGGSGKLGRAVVTDLLDHGYRVVNIDATPPAESRCPYTKVDLADYGQTVEALSAIDDRHGGVDAVVHLAAIPAPGLRTNSATFHHNIAVTYNVFTAARAVGIRNVVWASSETLLGLPFETPPPYIPIDEGYPSRPESNYALVKHLEEELAGKLCRWEPELKMIGLRFSNVMDPGDYAAFPGFDADPTLRKWNLWSYIDGRDGAQAVRLALEYQATGVEVFVIANADTVMSRPSAELAAQYFPGVPLTRELVGNETLMSIDKARRILGYEPRHSWRG; encoded by the coding sequence GTGACCCGGGTCGCGGTCACCGGCGGCAGTGGCAAGCTCGGTCGCGCGGTCGTGACGGACCTGCTCGACCACGGCTACCGGGTGGTCAACATCGACGCGACGCCGCCGGCCGAGTCGCGTTGCCCGTACACGAAGGTGGACCTGGCCGACTACGGCCAGACGGTCGAGGCGCTGAGCGCGATCGACGACCGGCACGGCGGCGTCGACGCGGTGGTGCACCTCGCCGCGATCCCCGCCCCCGGCCTGCGGACCAACTCGGCGACGTTCCACCACAACATCGCCGTCACCTACAACGTCTTCACCGCCGCCCGTGCCGTCGGTATCCGGAACGTGGTCTGGGCCTCCAGCGAGACCCTGCTCGGGCTGCCGTTCGAGACCCCGCCGCCGTACATTCCGATCGACGAGGGCTACCCGTCCCGGCCGGAGAGCAACTATGCGCTGGTCAAGCACCTGGAGGAGGAGCTGGCCGGCAAGCTGTGCCGGTGGGAGCCGGAACTCAAGATGATCGGCCTGCGGTTCTCCAACGTGATGGACCCGGGCGACTACGCCGCCTTCCCGGGCTTCGACGCCGACCCCACGCTGCGCAAGTGGAACCTCTGGTCGTACATCGACGGTCGGGACGGCGCCCAGGCCGTCCGTCTGGCGCTGGAGTACCAGGCGACCGGGGTGGAGGTCTTCGTCATCGCGAACGCCGACACGGTGATGAGCCGCCCCAGCGCTGAGCTGGCCGCACAGTACTTTCCGGGTGTCCCGCTCACCCGCGAACTGGTCGGCAACGAGACCCTGATGTCGATCGACAAGGCCCGCCGGATCCTCGGCTACGAACCCCGGCACAGCTGGCGCGGCTGA